In Halanaeroarchaeum sp. HSR-CO, one DNA window encodes the following:
- the rpl12p gene encoding 50S ribosomal protein P1, whose amino-acid sequence MEYVYAALILNESGEEINEDNITGVLDAAGVDVEESRVKALVAALEDVDIEEAIEQAAAAPAAPAGGAAGGEAEAEEEDAEEEEAAEEEEAEEDEEEEDASGEGLGDLFG is encoded by the coding sequence ATGGAGTACGTTTACGCAGCACTCATCCTGAACGAATCGGGCGAAGAGATCAACGAAGACAACATCACCGGTGTGCTCGATGCCGCCGGCGTCGACGTCGAGGAATCCCGTGTGAAGGCGCTCGTCGCCGCACTCGAGGACGTCGACATCGAAGAGGCCATCGAACAGGCCGCCGCCGCCCCCGCTGCGCCCGCTGGTGGCGCTGCAGGTGGCGAGGCCGAGGCCGAAGAAGAAGACGCCGAAGAAGAGGAAGCCGCCGAGGAAGAAGAAGCCGAAGAAGACGAAGAAGAAGAGGACGCCTCGGGCGAAGGCCTGGGCGACCTCTTCGGCTGA